TGTGAAGCCGATCATGTTTGAAGGCACGACACCTTTCGCTTCCCTATGTTGAGGTAGGATCTCAAGGAATGTCTTATAATCGAACAAGTAGAATAGCGCTTTTCTAACATGAACATCGTCCAATGGAGGCTTCCTGGTATTCATCATTAGGAAATACATGCCGTATAGAGGAAGTTTGGCTACATCTACTCCATCAATCTTATCTAAGGCTTCGTATGCTTCCGGAGGAAGCCATACGGTCGAGATATCTAACTCCCTCTTTGCCATTAACGTGTGCGTAGTTGCAGGATCGATTATCGCGACAACTTTCACGTTATCAGGAGCGCGTGGTGAAAACTTTCCCCACCAATTCTCATTCTTAGCGAGCATTACATGAGAACCTGGGACATATTCCGCGAGCATGTATGGCCCAGATCCTATGTCCATATGACCTTCCATAAGCCATTCTTTGCCGAAGTCTCCCCATTCTCCGTAAGGCCCTGGTTTTTTGATATGCTTCTTTACCTCTTCACTGTCAACTACGTAAATGTAGCTGGCAAGGTATAGGAAGACACCACACGGTTTCTTAAGGCCTATATCGATTACGTACTTGTCTACGGCCTTTGTCTTGTCGAGATCTATCCACGGCACTAAAAGGTATCCCATACCTTCAGGCATCGTTACCATCCTCATTATACTGAATTCGACGTCCTTCGCCGTAAGCTCCCTGTTAGTATAATGGAACTTCACACCTTCTCTCAAATAGAATCTCCAAGTAACTTCATCCAGCCTCTCCCATTTCGTAGCTAGCCATGGAATAATCTTTACGGTTCCTTCTTTATACTCCATGCTAACCAACGTATCATAGACGTTATGTATGTAGGCTCTACCTGATTCATCGTGGGCTACGTGAGGATCCAAGTAGGGTAAGTTAGCAAAGGATACAACTATTAGTGATTTTACTGGAGTGGGTGTAGGTGTTGGCGTTGGTGTAGGTGTTGGCGTTGGTGGTGCGGCGAGATACCACGCCGCTACAGCAATAACAGCTATGATGACCACGACTGCAATTATGGCCGCGACAACAGAACGCTTTACCATTTTTTTCACCTGAAAGGTTTTATAGACTTATACCGTCTTTATGTTTATAAATTTTTTGTATTAACTAAGTGTTTTAGATGGTGAACGTTTTTTGTAAAGCTAATTTTTAAGGGAAAGCAAAAAATTTTAAATAGGGTATAAAGATAAAAATTATTCGATGATATATGGTTGGAAGATACGAATATGAGTTAGGGAAGGCAGCTGATATTCTCGTTCGAGAACTTTTTAAGCTCAAGCCCGATGAAACGTTCATTATAACCGCGGACACCGAATCCGATCCAAGGGTCGTAGACGCAACAGCCAGGGCCGCACACTCCGTTGGAGCTAAACCAATGGTCATATGGTTGGCATCACCGTTAGGTGTCGGAAAAGCGGCCGATCCGATGCTACCCATAAAACCCCTGACGGCTGCGCTAAAAGAGGCCGATGCATGGGTTGAATTTAACAACCAATGGTTGCTTTACTCTACGCCATGGGACATCGCCATGGAAGAGAACAAAAAGCTGAGGTATCTTTGCCTCGTCGGCATGGACGCAGACATGATGGTGCGGTGCATTGGAAGGGTTGACTTTCCTACTCTAAAGGAATTCCAGACAAAAGTAGTTGAGCTTACTAGAAAAGCCAAAAGGATGAGGATAACTACGCCGGCCGGAACCGACGTATCCTTTGAAAATGACCCGTCCAGGCCGATACTATTAGAGGTCGGTTACGCCGATACACCAGGAGCTCATTTCATGTCCGGTCAAATAGGTTGGTCCCCGATATTTGAAACGATCAACGGGATTATAGTGTTTGACGGTTCTCTCTCACCGCCACTAGGCTTGCTGAAAGAGCCCGTCAAGCTCCACGTGAGAGAGAGCAAGATTGTAAAGATAGAAGGAGGCAAAGAAGCGATCGAGTTTGAGGCATGGTTGAAGAGCTTTAACGACCCGAATATGTTCTACATGGCGCACGTGTGTTATGGTTTTCATCCGAATGCAAAGCTAACCGGTGCAATACTCGAAGATGAAAGGGTTTGGGGATGCACTGAGTGGGGAATCGGCAACGTAGGTCCTATGTTGGCACCACCAAAAGGCAGACCAGCAAAATCTCACACTGACGGAATATGTCTTAACTCTTCAGTATGGCTAGACGATGTTCAGCTACTCGACAAAGGTAAAGTAGTCCATCCCGAGCTCATAGAGCTGGCCAAGAAATTAGGTAAAGCATAAACCAAAATTTTTAATTCTTATTTTTGTTTGTGTGGTGATATGTTTGATCGAAGTTGAGAAGATTGAGTTAGGCGTTGTTAACATGTTTAGAGTTAACATGGGAGTTAAGCCGGGCGAGAAGATACTGGTAGTTACAGATTTTCCAACGGCAGAAGAGTGGAGAACAAAACCGAGCAGTAAGCTTTTGGACGCGCTCAGAAGGTCAATTCTAGCTAAGATGGTGAGCGAGATCGCGACAAAGAACTTCCCCGAATGCACCGTTGAGTTTTTTGCATACCCGTCAGTCGGTAAACACGGAACCTATCCGGGAAGAGATGTTGAAGAAAAGATGAAGGCTGCTGACGTCGTCGTCGCTATAACAACTTACTCGCTGACGCATACGGATGCGCGGGTAAACGCATGTAAAGCTGGTGCAAGGGTTGCAAGTATGCCGATGTTCTTACCTGAGATGTTTTATCCTGGTGGACCGATGGCTGCGGACTACCAGAAGATTGCCGAGGAAACAAAGAAGATCGCTAAGATGCTTAGCGAGGCAAAGAAAGTGAACATCAAAACGGAAACCGGCACAGACATAACGTTCAGCTTGGAAGGCAGAGAAGGAAAGGTAGACGCAGGTATGTTCAGAGAGAGGGGTTCATGGGGTAATTTACCTTCAGGGGAGGCCTACATAGCTCCAGTAGAGGGGACAGCCAATGGTAAAGTTGTAGTCGAAGCGGGATGGTACCCGGACCTAAAAGAAAACATGATTTTAACCTTTAAAAATGGTTACGTGATTGAAATTTCTGGTGGCGGTGAAGTAGGCAATAGGTTCCGTGACCTTCTAGCCTTAGAAAAGAGCGAACAACCATACGTCTCAAGAAGAAATCTGGCCGAGCTTGGTATAGGAACGAACCCCTACGCAAAACGTCCGGACAACGTGCTGGAGGCAGAAAAGATAAGGGGCACAGTTCACATAGCAATAGGCGATAACTCGCACATGGGCGGAAAGGTCGAGTCCGACATCCACGAAGATTTCATAATACCGCGCCCGACATTAACGCTAGACGATAAACTTTTGATGAAAAACGGAGAATTACTAATCTAAAACTAAAAAAGTTTATTTATTTTTTAAACTTCTAAAATTTCACCGTTTCTTTTGTGTGTGTGAAGAACGATGGATGATGTAATAGCTTTTATGCCTTCTATTTTTAGTAAGTTTGTTTTTAAAACCTCCCTAAATTTTGAGATAGATTCCGTTGTCATTATCGCTATAACATCATAATCTCCACTGACCTCAAACACGTCGGTCACGTCATGTATGCTGTTTAATAGTTTGCAAACATTGTCGAGTTTGTTGGATTCCACGTAAATGTGAAGAATCACCGTGATCGTCATTTACGGTCAAAATCAAGCTGTAATATATCCTTATTAACATTCTTTATAAATATCTTTATATTCATCCTATGTTTTCGAGACTTAGACTATTCGGATTTGTCGGGAGAAAGAAGCAAAGCTATTACGTTAAAGAGAGATATCGGTTGGCTCGGGTCTTTTGCCATTGGTTATGGTGACGTAGGTGCGAATATATTCCTAGCTTTGGGTGTTGTATTCCTTTATGCAGCAGGTGCTGCACCGTTTGCCTTCTTGATTGCCGCCGTAGTCTACGTTCTCATTGGTCTGACGTACGCAGAGCTAAGTTCAGTGTATCCATATGCAGGAGGAAGCCAAGTCTTTGCCCTCAAAGGTTTCAACAGCTTACTCGGGTTTATGGCTGGTTGGGCGTTACTACTGGATTACTTGATCTGCGTATCGTTATTCTCTCTTGCAGCTGCTGGATATCTTAAATTTCTCGTACCTGAGCTCTATGCAGTAAGTCTCAGAGGTCCGTTTAATCTAAACATATCTTCACTGGGTTTAGTAGCTGCGCTTCTAGTGTTATCCCTTTTATTTATTAACTACATTGGCATAAAATATTCTGCCAATTTCATAACTGCGCTAGTTGTGTTTGGTCTAATAGTTGAGACTATCATATTGTCGCTAGGTTTCGCATTAACGTTTAATCTAGAAACTTTGTTACACCAACTAAGCATTTTTGGAACACCTAATGTCTTACAAGAGGTGGAGTATTTCTTCTCCAACTCAATACAACTTAATAATTTTATCTATGGTATCACCGTGGCAATGGCCAGCTTTATTGGTATAGAGTCTATATCGCAAGCAGCAGAAGAAACGAGAAAACCGTACAGATGGATACCAAGAGCTACAAAACTTACCGTACTGGCAGTTCTTTTATCTGTACTTCTAT
The window above is part of the Aigarchaeota archaeon genome. Proteins encoded here:
- a CDS encoding ABC transporter substrate-binding protein — protein: MVKRSVVAAIIAVVVIIAVIAVAAWYLAAPPTPTPTPTPTPTPTPVKSLIVVSFANLPYLDPHVAHDESGRAYIHNVYDTLVSMEYKEGTVKIIPWLATKWERLDEVTWRFYLREGVKFHYTNRELTAKDVEFSIMRMVTMPEGMGYLLVPWIDLDKTKAVDKYVIDIGLKKPCGVFLYLASYIYVVDSEEVKKHIKKPGPYGEWGDFGKEWLMEGHMDIGSGPYMLAEYVPGSHVMLAKNENWWGKFSPRAPDNVKVVAIIDPATTHTLMAKRELDISTVWLPPEAYEALDKIDGVDVAKLPLYGMYFLMMNTRKPPLDDVHVRKALFYLFDYKTFLEILPQHREAKGVVPSNMIGFTSFPEPVEYNINKALEELKKSKYWGELDKYEITLTWRAEVPGEDRVGLLLADAAEKVGLKIRVVKLPWLKVVEAMTRPDTPNHIEPMWITADYPEAISMVYLRWHSASHGTVNQNEWFDLPELDKRIEEVLSIIDEKERLEKSAELQHYIFYLYPSIFAGDYVGFKAYQSKYIEWPSAEVGLIGVFGWDTEYWKMNVYPERKP
- a CDS encoding aminopeptidase, whose protein sequence is MVGRYEYELGKAADILVRELFKLKPDETFIITADTESDPRVVDATARAAHSVGAKPMVIWLASPLGVGKAADPMLPIKPLTAALKEADAWVEFNNQWLLYSTPWDIAMEENKKLRYLCLVGMDADMMVRCIGRVDFPTLKEFQTKVVELTRKAKRMRITTPAGTDVSFENDPSRPILLEVGYADTPGAHFMSGQIGWSPIFETINGIIVFDGSLSPPLGLLKEPVKLHVRESKIVKIEGGKEAIEFEAWLKSFNDPNMFYMAHVCYGFHPNAKLTGAILEDERVWGCTEWGIGNVGPMLAPPKGRPAKSHTDGICLNSSVWLDDVQLLDKGKVVHPELIELAKKLGKA
- a CDS encoding aminopeptidase, whose protein sequence is MIEVEKIELGVVNMFRVNMGVKPGEKILVVTDFPTAEEWRTKPSSKLLDALRRSILAKMVSEIATKNFPECTVEFFAYPSVGKHGTYPGRDVEEKMKAADVVVAITTYSLTHTDARVNACKAGARVASMPMFLPEMFYPGGPMAADYQKIAEETKKIAKMLSEAKKVNIKTETGTDITFSLEGREGKVDAGMFRERGSWGNLPSGEAYIAPVEGTANGKVVVEAGWYPDLKENMILTFKNGYVIEISGGGEVGNRFRDLLALEKSEQPYVSRRNLAELGIGTNPYAKRPDNVLEAEKIRGTVHIAIGDNSHMGGKVESDIHEDFIIPRPTLTLDDKLLMKNGELLI
- a CDS encoding Lrp/AsnC ligand binding domain-containing protein, whose protein sequence is MTITVILHIYVESNKLDNVCKLLNSIHDVTDVFEVSGDYDVIAIMTTESISKFREVLKTNLLKIEGIKAITSSIVLHTHKRNGEILEV